From the Candidatus Omnitrophota bacterium genome, one window contains:
- the ispF gene encoding 2-C-methyl-D-erythritol 2,4-cyclodiphosphate synthase, translating into MRVGIGFDVHPLKKGLTLYLGGVKIPSDRGLHGHSDGDALIHAVIDALLGAAGKGDKGKYFPDTDPKLKGISSLKLLAETMKITKAKVVNIDCIVFAEKPHLSKHYGKIQVKLASLLKIPRSAVSVKATRPEGLGIAGAGIGCFCACLIEG; encoded by the coding sequence TTGAGAGTAGGCATAGGTTTTGATGTGCATCCTCTGAAAAAGGGGCTAACCCTTTATCTGGGCGGTGTCAAAATCCCCTCGGACAGGGGCCTTCATGGCCATTCCGACGGGGACGCGCTGATACACGCTGTCATTGACGCTCTTCTGGGCGCCGCAGGCAAAGGAGACAAGGGTAAATATTTTCCCGACACCGACCCTAAGCTCAAGGGAATATCGTCACTTAAACTCCTTGCCGAAACAATGAAGATCACAAAGGCTAAGGTCGTCAACATAGACTGTATAGTGTTCGCGGAAAAACCCCATCTTTCAAAGCATTACGGAAAGATACAGGTGAAGCTCGCGTCGCTTCTAAAAATTCCCAGATCCGCCGTGAGCGTCAAGGCGACAAGGCCGGAGGGGCTCGGTATCGCCGGTGCGGGCATAGGCTGTTTCTGCGCCTGCCTGATAGAAGGTTAA